The following are encoded in a window of Staphylospora marina genomic DNA:
- a CDS encoding quinone-dependent dihydroorotate dehydrogenase: protein MNYSSIRSLLFRMDPEAAHDLTVRLLSWMQSVPPLMSAVRRRMSVRDERLRSRVFGLDFPNPVGLAAGFDKHASVYPAVAALGFGFVETGTLTPRPQPGNPKPRLFRLPDDQAVINRMGFNNHGVEAARRSFETLPRPPVPVGINLGKNKDTPNERAVDDYLTGLERLYAYGDYFVINISSPNTQGLRDLQQAEALDGLVGPVMNRRNRLSEETGLHRPVLVKIAPDLDPASLDEILAVITKQRVDGIIATNTTLSREGLRSAARTETGGLSGRPLTRLSTEWIRRIYASTGGNLPIIGVGGIFHAADAYEKIRAGASLVQVYTGMIYHGPSIAADINRELAALLERDGFPSIREAVGADHR, encoded by the coding sequence ATGAATTATTCGTCGATTCGTTCCCTGCTGTTTCGGATGGACCCGGAAGCGGCGCATGATCTCACCGTTCGGCTGCTGTCCTGGATGCAATCCGTTCCTCCCCTGATGAGCGCCGTCCGGCGGCGAATGAGCGTGCGGGACGAACGCCTCCGCTCCCGGGTCTTCGGGCTGGACTTCCCCAATCCGGTCGGGTTGGCCGCCGGCTTCGACAAACACGCTTCGGTCTATCCTGCCGTGGCCGCTCTCGGCTTCGGGTTTGTGGAAACGGGCACGTTGACTCCCCGCCCGCAACCGGGGAATCCCAAGCCCCGCCTGTTCCGTCTCCCCGACGACCAAGCGGTGATCAACCGAATGGGCTTCAACAACCACGGGGTGGAAGCGGCCCGTCGCTCCTTCGAAACGCTGCCCCGTCCGCCGGTGCCGGTGGGAATCAACCTCGGGAAAAACAAGGACACGCCCAACGAACGGGCGGTGGATGACTACCTGACGGGTCTGGAGCGCCTGTATGCATACGGCGACTATTTCGTGATCAACATCAGTTCGCCCAACACACAAGGACTGAGGGACCTGCAACAGGCCGAAGCGCTGGACGGGCTGGTGGGTCCGGTGATGAACCGGCGCAACCGGCTGTCGGAAGAAACCGGCCTTCACCGCCCGGTCCTGGTGAAGATCGCCCCCGATCTGGATCCCGCTTCGCTCGACGAGATCCTGGCGGTCATCACCAAACAGCGGGTGGACGGGATCATCGCCACCAACACCACCCTGTCCCGGGAAGGACTGCGTTCCGCGGCGCGAACGGAAACCGGGGGACTCAGCGGCCGTCCGCTGACCCGGCTCTCCACGGAGTGGATCCGACGCATTTACGCCTCCACCGGAGGCAACCTCCCGATCATCGGGGTGGGCGGCATCTTCCATGCCGCGGATGCCTACGAAAAAATCCGCGCCGGGGCCTCTCTGGTCCAGGTGTATACCGGCATGATCTATCACGGTCCGTCCATCGCGGCGGACATCAACCGGGAGCTTGCCGCCCTGCTGGAGCGGGACGGTTTCCCCTCGATCCGGGAAGCGGTGGGAGCCGACCATCGCTGA
- the hfq gene encoding RNA chaperone Hfq, protein MNELQDAFLGELRDNRIPITLYLVNGFQYRGTVRDFDKFTVSIEADGQSFLIFKKMISTVQASRPLSLEF, encoded by the coding sequence ATGAACGAGTTGCAAGATGCGTTTCTGGGGGAACTCCGGGACAACCGGATCCCGATCACGCTTTATCTGGTGAACGGGTTTCAGTATCGGGGAACCGTTCGGGATTTTGACAAATTCACCGTGTCCATCGAAGCGGACGGGCAGTCGTTTCTGATCTTCAAAAAAATGATCAGCACCGTGCAGGCTTCCCGACCGCTTTCGCTGGAGTTTTAG
- a CDS encoding N-acetylmuramoyl-L-alanine amidase: MNRHAWLWAALFALLAQVFFAVPGLAAPERSEVKPATNEGVLLMSFREAAAESGVPVEILMAVGYAESRWKDHEGKPSQMNGYGIMHLADNPANRSLERAEQLLGVPREKLKTDIPLNIRGAAAVLREIALRENNGRLPKDLGDWYVPVAKYSGLSDLPAKWYADEVFKIIERGAQRTLDGETVILPPTPVTPRRGIYENVEDPLSLATPDYPGARWVPASSSNYTVANREADGNSIDYVIIHVTQGSYSSAINWFQNPSAKVSAHYVIRSSDGQITQMVQNKDIAWHAGNWNYNVHSIGIEHEGYVSDPAWFTDAMYRASANLTRWLCDRYGIPKTRSRIIGHNEVPGATHTDPGTHWDWNYYMSLVNQSASSEIIVDNATSGRFSASANWQTATWNTQKYGADYRFTNPEPVSDPAWWKVNVPASGAYDIYAWWPANSGYNSNVPYVIKTTSGFQYVHVNQQQNGGKWNFLGTFNLNAGDDWVVGVSRWTSASGYIMADAVKLVRR; encoded by the coding sequence ATGAACAGACACGCTTGGCTGTGGGCTGCCCTGTTCGCCCTGTTGGCTCAGGTCTTCTTCGCGGTTCCGGGATTGGCCGCTCCGGAACGATCCGAAGTGAAGCCGGCAACCAATGAAGGCGTGCTCCTTATGAGCTTCCGGGAAGCCGCGGCCGAGTCCGGAGTTCCGGTGGAAATCCTGATGGCCGTCGGATACGCGGAAAGCCGTTGGAAGGATCATGAAGGAAAGCCCAGCCAGATGAACGGCTACGGGATCATGCATCTGGCGGACAACCCTGCCAACCGCTCGCTGGAAAGAGCCGAACAACTCCTCGGTGTACCGAGGGAAAAACTGAAGACGGACATTCCGCTCAACATCCGGGGAGCCGCCGCCGTGCTCCGGGAGATCGCCCTGCGTGAAAACAACGGCCGCCTCCCGAAGGATTTGGGTGACTGGTACGTTCCCGTCGCCAAATACAGCGGACTCTCCGACCTGCCGGCCAAATGGTACGCCGATGAAGTGTTCAAGATCATCGAGCGGGGAGCGCAACGCACCCTCGACGGCGAAACCGTGATCTTGCCTCCCACCCCCGTCACTCCTCGCCGCGGAATCTATGAAAACGTCGAAGATCCTCTTTCTCTCGCCACTCCGGATTATCCCGGTGCCCGTTGGGTCCCCGCTTCCTCCTCCAACTATACGGTTGCCAACCGCGAGGCGGACGGCAATTCCATCGATTACGTCATCATTCACGTCACGCAAGGCTCCTACTCCTCCGCCATCAACTGGTTCCAGAATCCCTCCGCCAAAGTGAGCGCCCATTACGTGATCCGTTCCAGTGACGGCCAGATCACGCAAATGGTGCAGAACAAGGACATCGCCTGGCATGCCGGCAACTGGAACTACAACGTCCATTCCATCGGCATCGAACACGAAGGATATGTCAGCGATCCCGCCTGGTTCACCGATGCCATGTACCGCGCCTCGGCCAACCTGACCCGTTGGCTCTGCGACCGGTACGGCATTCCCAAAACGCGGTCCCGCATCATCGGGCACAATGAAGTTCCGGGAGCCACCCACACCGACCCCGGCACCCATTGGGACTGGAACTACTACATGTCCCTGGTGAACCAGTCGGCATCCTCGGAGATCATCGTGGACAATGCCACCTCCGGCCGGTTCTCCGCCAGTGCCAACTGGCAAACCGCCACTTGGAACACCCAGAAATACGGAGCCGACTACCGCTTCACCAATCCGGAACCGGTGAGCGATCCCGCCTGGTGGAAAGTGAACGTGCCGGCTTCCGGTGCCTACGACATCTACGCCTGGTGGCCGGCCAACAGCGGGTACAATTCCAACGTTCCCTACGTGATCAAAACCACATCCGGCTTTCAGTACGTCCACGTCAATCAGCAGCAGAACGGAGGCAAGTGGAATTTCCTCGGCACCTTCAACCTTAATGCCGGCGATGACTGGGTGGTGGGAGTGTCCCGCTGGACAAGCGCCTCCGGTTACATCATGGCTGACGCGGTGAAGCTGGTCCGACGATGA
- a CDS encoding GNAT family N-acetyltransferase has product MTPTREPVLEGTRIIMRPLGVEDARDVWELLVRNRDFFIPTMPQPDDSYFTLEKQTEILQRIEEEQKQGKRLQFGIFLREEGTLAGCLMLANIRGIPFSSCILGYYLDERQTGRGLVSEAVRLACRYAFDELGIHRIEAGVMPRNTASVRVLERAGFVREGVARKNILIQGRWEDHLMFSLLKEEANF; this is encoded by the coding sequence GTGACGCCAACCCGGGAACCGGTCCTGGAGGGAACCAGGATCATCATGCGTCCCCTCGGCGTGGAGGATGCCCGGGACGTGTGGGAGTTGCTCGTGCGCAACCGGGACTTTTTCATCCCGACGATGCCGCAGCCGGACGATTCGTACTTCACCCTGGAGAAGCAAACGGAGATTCTGCAACGGATCGAAGAAGAGCAGAAGCAGGGAAAGCGGTTGCAATTCGGGATCTTCCTCCGGGAGGAAGGAACCTTGGCCGGTTGCCTCATGCTGGCCAACATTCGGGGGATTCCTTTTTCCTCCTGCATTCTGGGCTATTATCTCGATGAACGTCAGACGGGCCGGGGGCTCGTGTCGGAAGCGGTCCGGCTGGCTTGCCGGTATGCGTTTGACGAACTGGGCATTCACCGGATCGAAGCGGGCGTGATGCCCCGCAACACCGCGTCCGTCCGGGTGCTGGAACGAGCGGGTTTTGTCCGGGAAGGTGTGGCCCGCAAAAACATCCTGATCCAAGGACGATGGGAAGACCATCTCATGTTTTCTCTGTTGAAGGAAGAAGCGAATTTTTGA
- a CDS encoding efflux RND transporter permease subunit yields the protein MNWLTRFSLRNVAAILILVILVTGGGVYTASQLKMEAMPDISFPVVVAITPYPGASPEDIDDKVTQPIEKAIQGIKGMKKVTSISADSTSVIVAEMEFDTDLDKAQQEMEDAINRLNLPEGAMDPMFNRFGFNTLPVVSMAVTSSKMGPSELERWAEDVARPALESVNGVGEVQIKGEGDKAVYIRLKPDKLKKYNLSAQQVQQALMSANLSLPVGDLTVDRVDMPVRIEQKIRNVDDLKNYEITVPVNPAEGFEDAFKEIGKGFQGLGEAVGGLGQAVGGLGQAVSGMGQAMGGLGQAVGGLGQALQQAQLIQAQLVGELLALNEVTAKLQQNPDDPALQAEAAKLKGSIAAKQQVLKVMADELRKMQSKLPKGSAGNSMKMPSAPAPKSGAAKAPAPKVKEVEIQTVKLSELASITESAGEGTLVTRTDGKTSVNIDIVKDPDANLVEVADKVREKVAALEKDHASLVNILTLFDSSKSVKASVHSMVREGALGALFASVIILLFLRNFRTTLISIVSIPVSVMATLAILGQTDITLNVMTLGGLAVAIGRVVDDSIVVIENIYRHLMKNPKRDSELIRMATKEVASAITSSTLTTVAVFVPLAFVDGIVGKVFTPFALTVAVSLLCSLVVAVTIVPVLARLMLLRKTPMRAEHNESRMGQRYRKALAWALDRKGLVLTASVLLLVGSLGLIPLVGTSFLPAEKDKAVRISLKMPSGTELSKTDEVTKKIEDIVRKHKEVEVISSSVGNLRGQLMNDGSIGSSNRATIFVGLSPSTDMERILEDFRRELAPIGKEGEVAVNEVTSVGPPTSGISVIIKGEKREDVKRVTEELTEKVKTVEGLTNVSNNLSAQKDKVTITVDDAKAARHGLVAQQVAFTVRGLLEADKILEIDHGNRTQEVKLGLAEDDLNLNTVEALKKVDILTATGKMVKLGDIATVKQEKGPVTIQKENARPYANVTAAITVKDTGAVSAKVRKVIDAMDIPEGIEVTMGGDTEEMNKSFEQLGVAMVVAVAAVYIVMIIAFGEATAPFTIMFSLPFALIGGLVGLLIAGQPISVSSMIGFLMLIGIVVTNAIVLIDRVQQMRARGMTVREALIEAAGTRLRPILMTALATIFALLPLGLGYGEGTLISQGLAVVVIGGLASSTLLTLFIVPIMYAIMVRIQEKVTGKANIPNHV from the coding sequence TTGAACTGGTTGACCCGTTTTTCGCTGCGCAACGTGGCGGCCATTCTGATCCTCGTCATTCTGGTGACGGGGGGAGGGGTGTACACTGCGTCGCAGTTGAAGATGGAAGCCATGCCGGACATCAGTTTCCCGGTGGTGGTTGCCATCACGCCGTATCCGGGGGCATCGCCGGAAGACATTGACGACAAGGTGACCCAGCCCATTGAAAAGGCGATCCAGGGGATCAAGGGCATGAAAAAGGTCACTTCGATTTCGGCCGACAGCACGTCGGTGATTGTGGCCGAGATGGAATTTGATACGGATCTTGACAAGGCGCAACAGGAGATGGAGGATGCCATCAACCGGTTGAATCTGCCGGAAGGCGCCATGGATCCCATGTTTAACCGGTTCGGGTTCAATACGCTTCCCGTGGTGAGCATGGCCGTCACCAGCTCCAAGATGGGACCGTCCGAGCTGGAGCGCTGGGCGGAAGACGTGGCACGGCCCGCGCTGGAGTCCGTGAACGGTGTGGGGGAAGTGCAGATCAAGGGGGAAGGCGACAAGGCAGTCTACATTCGCCTGAAACCCGACAAGCTGAAAAAGTACAATCTCTCCGCCCAACAGGTCCAACAGGCGCTGATGAGCGCCAATCTCTCGCTGCCGGTGGGAGATCTGACGGTGGACCGGGTGGATATGCCGGTTCGCATCGAGCAGAAAATTCGCAACGTGGATGATCTGAAAAATTATGAGATCACGGTTCCCGTGAATCCGGCCGAGGGCTTTGAAGATGCCTTCAAGGAAATCGGCAAGGGATTCCAGGGATTGGGTGAAGCCGTCGGCGGACTCGGGCAGGCCGTCGGGGGTCTCGGTCAGGCGGTCAGCGGCATGGGGCAGGCCATGGGAGGACTCGGCCAGGCGGTCGGAGGCCTGGGGCAAGCCCTCCAGCAGGCGCAGTTGATTCAGGCCCAGTTGGTCGGGGAACTGCTGGCGCTGAACGAAGTGACCGCCAAACTGCAGCAAAATCCGGATGATCCGGCCTTGCAGGCGGAAGCGGCCAAGCTGAAGGGAAGCATCGCCGCCAAGCAGCAAGTGTTGAAAGTCATGGCGGATGAACTGCGGAAAATGCAGAGCAAGTTGCCGAAAGGCTCGGCCGGAAATTCGATGAAAATGCCTTCGGCGCCTGCGCCGAAATCCGGGGCGGCCAAAGCTCCGGCCCCCAAAGTGAAGGAAGTGGAGATCCAGACGGTGAAGCTGTCCGAGCTGGCCTCCATCACCGAATCGGCGGGGGAAGGCACGCTGGTGACCCGGACGGACGGCAAGACGTCCGTGAACATTGACATCGTGAAGGATCCGGATGCCAACCTCGTGGAAGTGGCGGACAAGGTGCGGGAAAAAGTGGCCGCTCTTGAGAAGGACCACGCTTCGCTTGTGAACATTCTCACCCTGTTCGACTCGTCCAAGAGCGTGAAAGCGTCCGTGCATTCCATGGTGCGTGAGGGTGCGCTGGGAGCGCTGTTCGCCTCGGTGATCATCCTGCTGTTCCTGCGCAATTTCCGGACCACGCTGATTTCGATCGTGTCCATCCCGGTGTCGGTGATGGCGACCCTGGCCATTCTGGGACAAACGGACATCACCCTGAACGTGATGACGCTGGGCGGCTTGGCCGTGGCGATCGGTCGCGTGGTGGACGACAGCATCGTGGTCATTGAGAACATTTACCGCCATCTGATGAAAAATCCGAAGCGGGACAGCGAACTGATCCGGATGGCCACCAAAGAAGTGGCTTCGGCCATCACGTCGTCCACGCTGACCACCGTGGCCGTCTTCGTGCCGCTGGCCTTCGTGGACGGCATCGTGGGCAAAGTGTTCACGCCGTTCGCCCTGACCGTGGCCGTTTCCCTGCTGTGCTCGCTGGTCGTCGCCGTCACCATTGTTCCCGTGTTGGCCCGCCTGATGCTCCTGAGAAAAACGCCGATGCGGGCGGAGCACAACGAAAGCCGCATGGGTCAGCGGTACCGCAAGGCGCTGGCCTGGGCACTGGACAGAAAAGGCTTGGTGTTGACGGCATCCGTGCTGCTCTTGGTGGGCAGCCTGGGCTTGATTCCGCTCGTGGGAACCAGCTTCCTGCCGGCGGAAAAGGACAAAGCGGTGCGCATCAGCCTGAAGATGCCTTCCGGCACCGAGTTGTCGAAAACGGATGAAGTGACGAAGAAAATCGAGGACATCGTCAGAAAACACAAGGAAGTGGAAGTGATCTCTTCCTCGGTCGGCAACCTGCGCGGCCAGCTGATGAATGACGGAAGCATCGGAAGTTCCAACCGCGCCACGATTTTCGTGGGTCTCTCCCCGTCGACGGACATGGAACGCATCCTGGAAGATTTCCGTCGGGAACTGGCACCGATCGGCAAAGAAGGGGAAGTGGCGGTCAATGAAGTGACCAGCGTGGGACCGCCCACCAGCGGCATCTCCGTCATCATCAAAGGAGAGAAGCGGGAAGACGTCAAACGGGTCACCGAAGAGCTCACCGAAAAGGTGAAAACCGTGGAGGGTCTGACCAACGTCAGCAACAACCTGAGCGCCCAGAAGGACAAGGTGACCATTACGGTGGATGATGCCAAAGCGGCCCGTCACGGGCTGGTGGCGCAACAGGTGGCATTCACCGTCCGCGGTTTGCTGGAAGCCGACAAGATTTTGGAGATCGACCACGGCAACCGTACCCAGGAAGTGAAACTGGGGCTGGCGGAAGACGATCTCAACCTGAACACCGTCGAGGCTCTGAAAAAAGTGGACATTCTCACGGCGACCGGCAAGATGGTGAAGCTGGGTGACATTGCCACGGTCAAACAGGAGAAAGGACCGGTCACCATCCAGAAGGAGAATGCCCGTCCGTACGCCAACGTGACCGCCGCGATCACCGTCAAAGACACCGGTGCCGTGTCCGCCAAAGTCCGCAAAGTCATTGACGCCATGGACATTCCCGAGGGCATCGAGGTCACCATGGGCGGTGACACCGAAGAGATGAACAAGAGCTTCGAGCAGCTGGGAGTGGCCATGGTGGTGGCCGTGGCGGCGGTGTACATCGTGATGATCATCGCGTTCGGGGAAGCGACCGCACCGTTTACCATCATGTTCTCCCTGCCGTTCGCGCTGATCGGGGGACTGGTGGGACTGTTGATCGCAGGACAGCCGATCAGCGTCTCTTCCATGATCGGATTCCTGATGCTGATCGGAATCGTCGTGACGAACGCGATCGTGCTGATCGACCGTGTCCAGCAGATGCGTGCGCGGGGCATGACCGTGCGCGAGGCGCTCATCGAGGCGGCCGGAACCCGTTTGCGTCCGATTCTCATGACGGCGCTCGCCACCATTTTCGCCCTGCTGCCGCTGGGATTGGGATACGGTGAAGGGACCCTGATTTCCCAAGGACTGGCCGTCGTGGTGATCGGGGGTCTCGCCTCTTCCACCCTGCTGACCCTGTTCATCGTCCCGATCATGTACGCCATCATGGTCCGGATTCAGGAGAAAGTGACAGGAAAGGCGAACATTCCCAACCACGTGTAA
- a CDS encoding GNAT family N-acetyltransferase encodes MRYTTSLEGILPEHLDGGFFDGWPNKPTPEVHLKILRGSWKVVLAVDEDSGKVAGFINAVSRILSAYIPLLEVLPQYRNRGIGTQLVQLMLDELNMLYMVDLLCDESLRPFYEKLGMKPATGMMIRNYKRQSGI; translated from the coding sequence ATGCGATATACTACTTCGCTTGAAGGAATTCTTCCTGAGCACTTGGATGGAGGTTTTTTTGACGGATGGCCAAACAAGCCAACTCCCGAAGTCCATTTGAAAATCCTTCGAGGAAGCTGGAAAGTGGTATTGGCAGTCGATGAAGATTCCGGGAAAGTGGCGGGTTTCATCAATGCCGTCAGTCGCATTTTGTCGGCGTACATCCCCTTGCTCGAGGTATTGCCGCAGTATCGAAACCGGGGAATCGGAACGCAATTGGTCCAACTCATGCTGGATGAGCTGAACATGCTTTACATGGTGGATTTGTTGTGTGATGAATCGTTGCGGCCGTTTTACGAAAAACTGGGGATGAAACCGGCAACGGGCATGATGATTCGAAATTACAAGCGACAATCTGGCATATAG
- a CDS encoding acyltransferase, translating to MRRVERHPVSGSNSLWQIYRTVPFLKVLKNTLVIVLARYVPFMPLKRWMYRRLLGMKVGEQTAVAFMVMMDILYPERIRIGRNTIIGYNTTILTHEYLIDEYRLGDVVIGDEVMIGANTTILPGVVIGDRVVVGAGSVVTKDIPAGAFAAGNPARVIRRGE from the coding sequence GTGAGAAGAGTCGAGCGCCATCCCGTCTCCGGCAGCAATTCCCTGTGGCAGATCTACCGGACGGTCCCGTTTTTGAAGGTGCTGAAAAACACCCTAGTGATCGTGCTCGCCCGGTATGTCCCGTTCATGCCGCTCAAGCGCTGGATGTACCGGCGGCTGTTGGGCATGAAAGTGGGAGAACAAACGGCCGTGGCGTTCATGGTGATGATGGACATCCTGTATCCCGAGCGCATCCGCATCGGCCGGAACACCATCATCGGCTACAACACCACCATCCTCACCCACGAGTACCTGATCGATGAATACCGGCTGGGGGACGTGGTGATCGGGGATGAAGTGATGATCGGGGCCAACACCACCATTCTGCCCGGCGTCGTCATCGGCGACCGGGTCGTGGTCGGTGCCGGATCCGTCGTCACCAAAGACATTCCGGCAGGGGCGTTTGCGGCGGGAAATCCGGCGAGGGTGATTCGGAGAGGGGAATGA
- the ppaX gene encoding pyrophosphatase PpaX — protein sequence MKYRVILFDLDGTLIDTNELILQSFMHTLETHCPGRYTREDVLAIMGEPLIDQMRRFDESQAEDMVKTYHVHNEANHDRFVKEFPHVTETLEALHKAGVVMGIVSNKRRMVVDMGLKLFGLDRYMDTVVCFGDGLKGKPEPDMILYAMEQLGAKPEETLMVGDSRYDLIAARRAGVRSAAVAWSLHAEELPKYEPDHFLQDMRDLLDVAGVDRNGG from the coding sequence TTGAAGTACCGGGTCATCCTGTTTGATCTCGACGGAACCTTGATCGACACCAACGAGCTGATCCTGCAATCGTTCATGCACACGCTGGAAACCCATTGCCCGGGCCGGTACACGCGCGAGGACGTGCTGGCCATCATGGGAGAGCCGCTGATCGATCAGATGCGCCGCTTTGACGAGAGCCAAGCGGAGGACATGGTGAAGACCTACCATGTCCACAACGAAGCCAACCATGACCGGTTCGTGAAAGAGTTTCCCCACGTGACGGAGACCCTGGAGGCTCTTCACAAGGCCGGGGTGGTGATGGGCATCGTCTCCAACAAACGGCGCATGGTGGTCGACATGGGGCTCAAACTGTTCGGACTGGACCGCTACATGGACACCGTGGTGTGCTTCGGGGACGGACTCAAAGGAAAACCGGAACCGGACATGATCCTGTACGCCATGGAGCAGCTCGGCGCAAAACCGGAAGAGACCCTGATGGTGGGAGACAGCCGGTATGACCTGATCGCCGCCCGGCGGGCGGGGGTGCGTTCGGCGGCCGTCGCCTGGAGCCTGCATGCCGAAGAGCTTCCCAAGTACGAGCCGGATCATTTCCTCCAAGACATGCGGGATCTGCTCGACGTGGCGGGCGTGGATCGAAACGGGGGATGA